Proteins from a single region of Nomascus leucogenys isolate Asia chromosome 2, Asia_NLE_v1, whole genome shotgun sequence:
- the SDR42E1 gene encoding short-chain dehydrogenase/reductase family 42E member 1: MDPQRPQKETVLITGGSGYFGFRLGCALNQKGVHVILFDISSPAQTIPEGIKFIRGDIRHLSDVDKAFQDADVTCVFHIASYGMSGREQLNRNLIEEVNIRGTDNILQACQRRRVPRLVYTSTFNVIFGGQVIRNGDESLPYLPLHLHPDHYSRTKSIAEQKVLEANGTPLDRGDGVLRTCALRPAGIYGPGEQRHLPRIVSYIEKGLFKFVYGDPRSLVEFVHVDNLVQAHILASEALRADKGHIASGQPYFISDGRPVNNFEFFRPLVEGLGYTFPSTRLPLTLVYCFAFLTEMVHFILGRLYNFQPFLTRTEVYKTGVTHYFSLEKAKKELGYKAQPFDLQEAVEWFKAHGHGRSSGSSDLECFVWDGLLVFLLIIAVLMWLPPSVILSL; the protein is encoded by the exons ATGGATCCCCAAAGACCTCAAAAGGAAACTGTCCTCATTACAGGAGGAAGTGGCTATTTTGGTTTTCG CCTGGGCTGTGCCCTGAACCAAAAGGGAGTCCATGTGATTCTGTTTGACATCAGCAGCCCTGCTCAAACCATTCCAGAAGGAATCAAGTTTATACGAGGAGACATCCGCCACCTGTCTGACGTAGACAAAGCCTTCCAGGATGCGGACGTCACTTGTGTGTTCCATATTGCCTCTTATGGTATGTCAGGGCGGGAGCAACTCAATCGAAACCTGATCGAAGAAGTCAACATCAGGGGCACAGACAACATCCTCCAGGCTTGCCAGAGGAGAAGGGTGCCCAGGTTAGTTTACACCAGCACTTTCAATGTCATCTTTGGAGGTCAAGTTATTAGAAATGGGGATGAATCTCTGCCCTACCTGCCTCTTCACCTCCACCCTGATCACTACTCTCGGACAAAGTCAATTGCAGAGCAGAAGGTGCTGGAGGCGAATGGTACACCCCTGGACAGAGGTGATGGTGTCTTAAGAACCTGCGCTCTGAGGCCAGCTGGCATCTATGGGCCTGGAGAACAAAGACATCTTCCCAGAATAGTCAGCTACATCGAGAAGGGTCTGTTCAAGTTTGTCTACGGGGACCCCAGGAGCCTGGTTGAGTTTGTCCACGTGGATAACTTGGTGCAGGCTCACATTCTGGCCTCAGAAGCCCTGAGAGCTGACAAGGGCCATATTGCCTCTGGGCAGCCCTACTTCATCTCAGATGGCAGACCCGTGAACAACTTTGAGTTCTTCCGGCCTCTGGTTGAGGGCCTGGGCTACACATTCCCATCTACCCGCCTGCCATTGACCTTGGTCTACTGCTTTGCTTTTCTAACAGAGATGGTTCACTTCATTTTGGGTCGACTCTACAACTTCCAGCCCTTCCTCACTCGCACTGAAGTTTACAAAACTGGTGTCACACATTATTTTAGCTTAGAGAAAGCCAAGAAAGAGCTAGGTTATAAGGCCCAGCCATTTGACCTCCAGGAAGCAGTGGAATGGTTTAAAGCCCATGGTCATGGCAGAAGTTCTGGAAGTAGTGACTTGGAGTGTTTTGTTTGGGATGGGCTATTGGTCTTCCTCCTGATTATAGCAGTTCTCATGTGGCTGCCTCCTTCTGTGATTCTGTCGCTGTGA